GGGAAGAACTGACGCTTGGTCGTCCTCTTCACGCCCTTCTTGACCTCCACCACGTTCTCCTGGGGCACGAGCACGCCCTCGAACATATGCTCGACGCCGTGCTGCCTGATCCTCTCCTCGAGCGCCTTCTTCGCCTTCTGCTCGTATCCGGAGTATGTGTGGACTACGTACCAGTGCATCGTCATTTTATCCTCGTCCCCCGGGGAAGCGCCTCACTGATAGAACACCTTGACCAGCATGCCCCACAGCATGTCGAAACCGAAGAGTATGACCGCGCATATGCCCACCAGCACCGAGACCACTCCGGTGGAGAGCACGGTCTCCTTCTTGTTCGGCCACGTCACCTTGCCCAGCTCGGTGATCACCTCGTTCGTGAACGCGCCGACCCTGGAGCTCCTCAGGAGGGCGACAAACGTCGCCAGCCCGATCGCCGCGGAGAGCATGTCCACCGGCGACACTATCCAGTCCGCCGGCATCGGGAGCCTCGCCAGGACCCATGCGGTGGCGAATATCTCCCGGAAGAGGAGCCACGCCACGGCGCCGCATGCCAGATATATGAGGCTCACCGCCTTCTGACTTCTCTGCATCCTCTACCTCTCTGCAGGGGAGACAGGAATCGAACCTGCAACCCCCGGTTTTGGAGACCGGTGCTCTGCCAATTGAGCTACTCCCCTAACAGCTACTTCGTTTCCCTGTGCACGGTATGCTTCCTGCAGAACCGGCAGTACTTCTTCATCTCGAGGCGATCGGGGGTCTTCTGTTTGTTTTTGGTCGTGGAGTAGTTGCGCCTCTTGCACTCCTGACACGCCATTTGAATTATCGCTCTCATGAACGCCAACCCTCCCTTTCACCTTTGAGCTTTCAGCTTTGAGCTGCTATTCGAGTATCTCGGTGACGACGCCTGCGCCCACCGTCCGGCCGCCCTCGCGCACCGCAA
This genomic stretch from Pseudomonadota bacterium harbors:
- the secE gene encoding preprotein translocase subunit SecE — translated: MQRSQKAVSLIYLACGAVAWLLFREIFATAWVLARLPMPADWIVSPVDMLSAAIGLATFVALLRSSRVGAFTNEVITELGKVTWPNKKETVLSTGVVSVLVGICAVILFGFDMLWGMLVKVFYQ
- the rpmG gene encoding 50S ribosomal protein L33, yielding MRAIIQMACQECKRRNYSTTKNKQKTPDRLEMKKYCRFCRKHTVHRETK